From Gopherus flavomarginatus isolate rGopFla2 chromosome 7, rGopFla2.mat.asm, whole genome shotgun sequence, the proteins below share one genomic window:
- the LOC127056020 gene encoding interleukin-23 receptor-like produces FFLILFYVRVSRALASLTPKWLTEDFPNVENSSVVKSFQEKSELMSCNSNQLFLDNDDPVVTEVLETSLQEECKTTDTKKGNRKVATEHMAISQNSLFVSTLVTEQNNGYKPQVSNRSPLGNISSNTYEAQSQALDPNTYLSSQDTNVFLKDYTSPITFLWNAEGTESKTFLLEKINLILNNRSGQSNTFSTTDEEPNTLLENQWKSPPSTENVQEQTLVPEELVSCLGAVTEGSIGIKSYFPQTVGKLFQ; encoded by the exons tttttccttattttattttatgtaagaGTTAGCAGAGCACTTGCATCATTGACACCAAAATGGCTGActgaagattttcctaatgtggAAAACAGCAGTGTGGTAAAGTCATTCCAG gaaaaaagtGAGTTAATGAGTTGCAATTCCAACCAGTTGTTCTTGGATAATGATGATCCAGTTGTTACGGAAGTACTAGAGACATCACTGCAGGAGGAGTGCAAGACCACAGACACCAAAAAGGGAAACAGAAAAGTGGCCACTGAGCATATGGCCATCTCCCAAAACTCACTGTTTGTCAGCACTCTAGTCACTGAGCAGAACAATGGCTACAAGCCCCAGGTTTCCAACAGAAGCCCACTGGGAAACATATCTAGTAATACTTACGAAGCACAGTCCCAAGCACTGGATCCAAACACATACCTCTCAAGCCAAGATACAAATGTTTTCTTAAAAGATTATACAAGTCCTATTACTTTCTTGTGGAATGCTGAAGGAACTGAGAGCAAAACATTTTTACTTGAGAAGATTAACCTCATTTTAAACAACAGAAGTGGACAGAGCAACACTTTCAGTACAACAGATGAGGAACCTAATACACTTTTGGAAAACCAATGGAAAAGTCCGCCATCCACTGAAAATGTTCAAGAGCAGACGTTAGTTCCAGAAGAGTTGGTCTCTTGCTTAGGAGCTGTGACTGAAGGATCCATAGGTATAAAGTCCTATTTTCCACAAACTGTTGGAAAACTATTTCAATAG